Proteins from one Chitinophaga oryzae genomic window:
- a CDS encoding cation transporter, giving the protein MKTPQKEQRYLRISLAMIMLLMVWGLIFCEFTDSNIVELDAGAYIVSGLIGIITIYVSKLQSRPSDRVHPFGYVGFVPILNLIRSFMILLICLKAVSSSIGDLVSGPSQTEHDTVLLYAGVTLLFNGIAYVYIQRAYKKTGSEILKVDALEWKIDIYFNLCVMVAFTLSLGLKHAGFVKLAAHIDPVSCIVLSLIMSFLPLKMFRENIQKLSVASVDKVTYKVIRERFYNEIPHIRAFDPHLTTIDMSGVLWVEVQLYNHNEGLDHEGLLALEEKGKLILAEITENYHLTFNFTSA; this is encoded by the coding sequence ATGAAAACACCTCAAAAAGAACAGCGTTACCTGCGGATATCACTGGCCATGATCATGTTACTAATGGTATGGGGACTTATATTCTGTGAATTTACGGACTCCAATATCGTGGAGCTGGATGCCGGCGCTTACATTGTAAGTGGTTTGATAGGCATCATAACTATTTATGTGTCGAAGCTGCAGAGCAGACCTTCCGACCGGGTACACCCGTTTGGCTATGTTGGCTTCGTTCCGATATTGAACCTTATCCGCAGCTTTATGATTCTGCTGATCTGCCTGAAAGCCGTCAGTTCTTCGATTGGCGACCTGGTGAGCGGGCCGTCCCAAACGGAGCACGACACGGTGTTGCTCTATGCCGGGGTAACGTTGTTGTTTAACGGGATCGCCTATGTGTATATACAAAGGGCCTATAAAAAGACAGGCTCTGAAATTCTAAAGGTAGATGCGCTGGAATGGAAGATTGACATCTATTTTAATCTTTGTGTGATGGTGGCTTTTACGCTGTCGCTCGGCCTGAAGCACGCTGGTTTTGTTAAACTGGCAGCGCATATTGATCCGGTTTCCTGCATTGTGCTTTCCCTGATCATGAGTTTCCTGCCGCTGAAGATGTTCCGGGAGAATATCCAGAAGTTGTCTGTGGCCTCGGTAGACAAGGTCACCTATAAAGTCATCCGGGAGCGTTTTTACAACGAGATCCCCCATATCAGGGCCTTTGATCCGCACCTGACCACCATTGACATGTCAGGGGTATTATGGGTGGAGGTGCAGCTATATAACCACAACGAAGGGCTCGACCATGAAGGGCTGCTGGCTTTGGAAGAGAAAGGGAAGCTGATCCTGGCGGAGATTACCGAGAACTATCACCTGAC